A genomic stretch from Telmatocola sphagniphila includes:
- a CDS encoding sensor histidine kinase produces the protein MSLHSYPNRLLWSAALASGIVFAFCGGLAIYLDTQQAKTAAFLSENIGSRKAADNLEEALAGLILYHERQSGEVGPLQERVKIHLQDIINLSDKKREQELSGKLKNRIDRYLDAYREERLRGDSTNRAYLILKEDSIKLCQDLQTFNEDQIEKSEQEHRKSVRWMSWGLLIVGSLGSLAGMLLGYGLARSLRRTLHQFLVRVQGASERLGQETSTVEWQGDDAALREGTDDLVHQVEKVVEKLQQNDREIRRSERLAAVGQLAAGVAHEIRNPLTSAILLIETGRKDPQSGGVTDEDLTLIEQELQRIESTLKIFLDFARPPKLERLPCELISIIKESLQLHRRRLEQQGTTVNFHPAQSKLMLDGDPQQLRQVFDNLILNALDMMPFGGRLEITTRPQLINGLATLYFCDTGPGIREDILPRLFEPFATGKETGIGLGLVISKRIVEEHGGSIIGYNRPSGGACFELRLLVAEDTE, from the coding sequence ATGAGTCTGCATTCTTATCCGAATCGATTGCTCTGGTCGGCCGCGTTAGCGAGCGGAATTGTTTTTGCATTTTGTGGCGGTTTGGCAATTTACCTGGACACACAGCAGGCGAAAACGGCCGCTTTCCTCAGCGAAAATATCGGTAGTCGTAAGGCTGCCGACAATCTCGAAGAAGCCCTGGCGGGTTTGATTCTCTACCACGAACGGCAATCGGGCGAGGTCGGGCCTCTTCAGGAAAGAGTCAAAATTCACCTTCAGGACATTATCAATCTCAGCGACAAAAAAAGAGAACAGGAACTGAGTGGCAAGCTCAAGAATCGCATAGACCGATATCTCGATGCGTATCGTGAGGAACGCCTGAGGGGCGATTCCACCAATCGGGCGTACTTGATTTTGAAAGAGGATTCCATCAAGCTCTGCCAGGATCTGCAGACTTTCAATGAAGATCAGATCGAAAAATCGGAGCAGGAGCACCGCAAGTCGGTCCGATGGATGAGTTGGGGACTTTTGATCGTCGGTAGTCTGGGCTCGCTGGCCGGGATGCTTCTCGGTTACGGCCTCGCTCGCAGCCTCCGAAGAACACTCCATCAGTTTTTGGTTCGCGTTCAGGGGGCCTCGGAACGGCTTGGCCAGGAGACCTCCACGGTGGAGTGGCAGGGGGATGATGCGGCGTTGCGAGAGGGGACCGACGATCTCGTTCATCAGGTTGAAAAGGTAGTCGAAAAACTCCAGCAGAACGACCGTGAGATTCGCCGATCAGAACGACTGGCAGCCGTTGGTCAACTGGCCGCTGGTGTAGCTCACGAAATTCGCAATCCATTGACTTCGGCTATCTTGCTGATCGAAACCGGTCGAAAAGATCCGCAATCCGGTGGTGTTACCGATGAGGATTTGACGCTCATCGAGCAGGAACTGCAAAGAATCGAAAGCACTCTGAAAATCTTTCTCGATTTCGCCCGCCCCCCCAAGCTGGAAAGACTACCCTGTGAGCTAATATCGATTATTAAAGAGAGCCTCCAATTGCATCGACGGCGACTCGAGCAGCAGGGAACTACAGTCAATTTTCATCCCGCCCAATCGAAGTTGATGCTCGATGGCGATCCCCAGCAATTGCGCCAGGTTTTCGATAATCTGATTCTCAATGCCCTCGATATGATGCCTTTCGGAGGACGGTTGGAAATCACTACCCGCCCTCAGTTGATCAACGGATTGGCAACCTTATATTTCTGCGATACCGGGCCGGGCATCCGGGAGGATATTCTTCCCAGACTGTTTGAACCGTTCGCCACGGGAAAAGAAACGGGAATCGGTCTGGGACTGGTAATCTCCAAACGAATCGTCGAGGAGCATGGCGGATCGATAATCGGCTATAATCGTCCCAGTGGTGGGGCCTGCTTCGAACTGCGTCTGTTAGTTGCCGAGGATACCGAATGA
- a CDS encoding sigma-54-dependent transcriptional regulator: MRRLLLIDDEPVIQHAFRKAFHAPEYLVETARTSAEGIAKLLAVTPDVIVLDIHLPDADKLQAFDRIREINKRIPILLITGHGTTELAIEAMKHGAFDYLIKPLRYEQLQELIDRACISSRLMNVPAVFPDSPPATKEVDALVGRSDGMQEIYKAIGRVAATDTQVLILGESGTGKELVARAIYQHSQRKDKPFLAINCGAIPEALIESELFGHEKGAFTGAERKRIGKFEQCSGGTLFLDEVGEMPLLAQVKLLRVLQEQRFERVGGTETVETDVRVIAATNVDLEKQVSLGKFRSDLYFRLNGYALVLPPLRERGDDLELLTDHFLACFSREFQKPLPIVADETRELLRSYSWPGNVRELQSVLKRGILQMSGAVLLPDNLSINRTPTSAPPVVSADTRNGFNLDAFIETKLESGSKELYAECLSQMERKLLTRVLQQTGGNQLRAAEILGITRGSLRHKIRALGIFLEKSVWSEDDQTD, from the coding sequence ATGAGGCGGTTGCTGCTGATCGATGACGAACCCGTGATTCAGCATGCATTCCGGAAAGCGTTTCACGCTCCGGAATATCTGGTGGAGACTGCCCGTACCTCCGCGGAGGGGATCGCTAAACTCCTCGCGGTTACGCCCGATGTGATCGTGCTGGATATTCATCTTCCGGATGCGGATAAACTGCAGGCGTTCGATCGCATCCGCGAAATCAATAAACGCATCCCCATCTTGCTCATAACCGGGCATGGCACGACCGAATTGGCGATCGAAGCCATGAAGCATGGTGCTTTTGACTATCTGATCAAGCCCTTACGCTACGAGCAGTTACAGGAACTGATCGATCGGGCCTGCATCAGCAGCCGATTGATGAATGTGCCAGCAGTCTTTCCCGATAGTCCTCCGGCAACCAAAGAAGTGGATGCTTTGGTGGGCCGGTCTGACGGCATGCAGGAGATTTACAAAGCGATTGGCCGGGTAGCGGCTACCGACACCCAAGTTCTGATTCTGGGAGAGAGTGGCACCGGTAAAGAATTGGTGGCTCGAGCGATTTATCAGCATAGCCAGCGGAAGGATAAGCCCTTTTTGGCCATTAATTGCGGGGCGATCCCCGAAGCGTTGATTGAAAGTGAACTCTTTGGCCATGAAAAAGGCGCATTCACCGGGGCCGAACGAAAACGGATCGGGAAGTTTGAGCAATGCTCCGGGGGGACTCTCTTCCTGGATGAAGTGGGCGAGATGCCACTACTGGCTCAGGTCAAACTGTTGCGGGTTCTTCAGGAGCAGCGCTTCGAACGAGTCGGCGGCACCGAAACGGTTGAGACCGATGTGAGGGTGATCGCCGCCACCAACGTGGATCTCGAAAAGCAGGTCTCTCTCGGCAAATTCCGCTCCGATCTCTATTTTCGACTGAACGGTTATGCGCTGGTTTTGCCTCCGCTGCGCGAGCGGGGAGATGATCTGGAACTTTTGACCGATCACTTTCTGGCGTGTTTTAGCCGGGAGTTTCAGAAGCCATTGCCTATCGTTGCGGATGAAACGCGAGAACTGCTGCGAAGTTATTCCTGGCCAGGGAACGTTCGCGAATTGCAAAGTGTTCTGAAACGGGGCATCCTTCAGATGTCGGGGGCGGTGTTACTGCCCGATAATCTGTCGATCAATCGGACTCCGACATCCGCTCCCCCGGTGGTGAGCGCCGATACTCGCAATGGCTTCAATCTTGATGCGTTTATAGAGACGAAACTGGAATCGGGATCGAAAGAGCTCTACGCCGAGTGCCTCAGTCAGATGGAGCGGAAGCTTTTAACGAGGGTGCTCCAGCAGACCGGTGGCAATCAGTTGCGGGCTGCTGAGATTCTGGGAATCACTCGGGGCAGCCTGCGGCACAAAATTCGCGCTTTAGGAATATTTCTAGAGAAATCAGTCTGGTCGGAAGACGATCAGACTGATTGA
- a CDS encoding carbon storage regulator: MTEIFIFTLPPYFVARHANCHHANCHLEILLFREISRYLLLLKRKIGDRILIGSDIVLTVISEGNCQVRLGVQATARIAIRRPEDKRASILNRKSVNSEESIGAET, from the coding sequence GTGACTGAAATATTCATTTTTACTTTGCCGCCATATTTTGTAGCTCGGCACGCGAATTGCCATCACGCGAATTGCCATTTAGAGATACTTCTCTTTCGGGAAATTTCGCGGTACTTGCTTCTCCTAAAGCGAAAAATCGGTGATCGCATTCTGATTGGAAGTGACATCGTCCTAACCGTGATTTCTGAAGGCAATTGCCAGGTACGACTCGGAGTGCAAGCCACGGCTCGGATTGCGATCCGAAGACCCGAGGACAAGCGTGCCTCGATTCTGAATCGAAAAAGTGTGAATTCAGAAGAATCGATCGGAGCGGAAACCTGA
- a CDS encoding ATP-dependent Clp protease ATP-binding subunit, with translation MYERFTDRARKVMQLANQEAQRFNHEYIGTEHVLLGLVKEGSGVAANVLKNLDIDLRKIRLEVEKIVQSGPTGEQVVMGRLPHTPRAKKVIEYSIEEARNLNHNYVGTEHLLLGLLREQEGVAAQVLMNLGLKLEDVREEVLNLLGHNMPESSEASGGAGGSSGGSERPAKGKSKTPALDSFGRDLTELARTSKLDPVIGRANEIERVIQILSRRQKNNPVLLGEAGVGKTAIVEGLAQLIVEGNVPDLLRDRRLVVLDLAMMVAGTKYRGQFEERIKAVMNEVRRAKNTILFIDELHTLVGAGGAEGAIDASNVLKPALARGEIQCIGATTLDEYRKYIEKDAALERRFQQIIVNPPSNEDAVEILKGLRDRYEAHHRVQITDGALKAAVELSDRYITGRCLPDKAIDVIDEAGARIRLKAMTRPPDLKEIDESIDRLNQEKESAVVDQDFEKAASLRDQADKLKKKKEQIIRDHKEKSKEADGVVDEEVINEVVSKMTGVPLKRLGADETSRLLKMEDELHGAVVSQDEAIRAISRAVRKSRAGLKDPKRPIGSFIFAGPTGVGKTLLAKRLAQFMFGDENKLIALDMSEYQEKHNVSRLWGAPPGYVGYEEGGQLTEKIRRQPYSVVLLDEIEKAHPDVWNSLLQIMEEGRLTDSFGRAIDFKNTILIMTTNIGAETIINRPDFGFSKYTSKTEDTSYRAMQDRLKEEMNKNFKPEFINRVDDIIVFRSLNIDDLKKIVDIELSKVFKRLREKKLELVMTDEAKELLIEKGTSLEFGARPLRRAIENLLEDPLSEDLLRGTFVGKDRITVRAHDVDGEKKLYFDTGDAAPMQTPPDNPAPPQELAGTPH, from the coding sequence ATGTACGAGCGATTTACCGACCGCGCTCGGAAGGTGATGCAACTCGCCAACCAGGAGGCGCAGCGGTTCAACCACGAATACATAGGAACTGAACACGTCCTTCTCGGGCTGGTAAAAGAAGGTTCCGGTGTTGCAGCCAATGTGCTGAAAAATCTCGATATCGATCTTCGTAAGATTCGACTCGAAGTGGAAAAGATTGTTCAGAGCGGTCCGACCGGCGAGCAGGTCGTCATGGGACGGTTGCCCCATACTCCCCGCGCCAAAAAAGTTATCGAGTACTCAATCGAAGAGGCTCGAAACCTGAATCATAATTACGTTGGAACGGAGCATTTGCTCCTGGGCCTCCTTCGAGAACAAGAAGGTGTGGCCGCTCAGGTTCTGATGAATCTGGGCTTGAAACTGGAAGATGTACGCGAAGAAGTGCTGAACCTACTGGGACATAATATGCCTGAATCCTCCGAAGCCTCGGGCGGCGCTGGTGGCTCCAGCGGCGGTAGCGAACGACCCGCCAAGGGCAAATCCAAAACTCCGGCTTTGGATAGCTTCGGCCGCGATTTGACCGAGTTGGCTCGTACCAGCAAACTGGACCCGGTGATCGGGCGAGCCAATGAGATCGAACGCGTGATCCAGATTCTCAGTCGACGTCAAAAGAATAACCCCGTGCTTCTGGGGGAAGCGGGTGTCGGTAAAACGGCCATCGTGGAAGGTCTGGCTCAACTGATCGTCGAAGGCAACGTTCCCGATCTGCTTCGAGATCGCCGCTTGGTCGTGCTCGACTTGGCCATGATGGTGGCAGGTACTAAGTATCGCGGCCAGTTCGAAGAACGCATCAAAGCGGTCATGAACGAAGTCCGTCGCGCCAAGAACACGATTCTCTTCATCGACGAATTGCACACGCTCGTCGGCGCAGGTGGAGCGGAAGGAGCGATCGACGCTTCCAACGTTCTCAAGCCGGCTTTGGCTCGCGGGGAAATTCAGTGCATCGGTGCGACCACTCTCGATGAGTATCGTAAATACATCGAGAAAGATGCGGCCCTGGAACGCCGCTTCCAGCAGATCATCGTCAATCCGCCGTCAAACGAAGACGCCGTGGAGATTCTCAAAGGTCTGCGGGATCGCTACGAAGCTCACCATCGCGTTCAAATCACCGATGGTGCTCTCAAGGCGGCCGTGGAACTGTCCGATCGCTATATCACCGGCCGTTGCCTGCCGGATAAAGCCATCGACGTCATCGACGAGGCGGGAGCTCGCATTCGCCTGAAAGCGATGACCCGACCGCCAGATTTGAAGGAAATCGACGAATCAATCGACCGCTTGAATCAGGAAAAAGAATCGGCCGTCGTCGATCAGGATTTCGAAAAGGCCGCTTCGCTTCGCGATCAGGCGGATAAGCTCAAGAAGAAAAAAGAGCAGATCATCCGCGACCACAAAGAGAAGTCCAAGGAAGCCGACGGTGTCGTGGATGAGGAAGTTATCAACGAAGTCGTTTCGAAGATGACGGGCGTTCCGCTGAAACGACTGGGTGCCGATGAAACGTCCCGTCTGTTGAAGATGGAAGACGAATTGCACGGCGCCGTGGTCAGCCAGGATGAAGCCATCCGGGCGATCTCTCGTGCGGTTCGCAAGAGCCGGGCGGGTTTGAAAGATCCGAAACGACCCATCGGGAGCTTTATCTTCGCTGGGCCGACTGGTGTGGGTAAGACGCTGTTGGCCAAGCGACTGGCGCAATTCATGTTCGGCGATGAGAACAAGCTCATAGCCTTGGACATGTCGGAATACCAGGAGAAACACAACGTCAGCCGATTGTGGGGGGCTCCTCCCGGTTACGTCGGCTACGAAGAAGGTGGCCAGCTCACCGAAAAGATTCGCCGTCAGCCGTATAGCGTTGTGCTGTTGGATGAAATCGAAAAGGCCCATCCGGATGTCTGGAACAGCTTGCTCCAGATCATGGAAGAAGGCCGACTGACCGACAGCTTTGGTCGAGCCATCGATTTCAAGAATACGATCTTGATCATGACGACCAACATCGGCGCGGAAACGATCATCAATCGTCCCGACTTCGGTTTCAGCAAGTATACCTCGAAGACGGAAGATACTTCCTACCGGGCGATGCAGGATCGTCTCAAGGAAGAAATGAACAAGAACTTCAAACCGGAATTTATCAACCGCGTGGACGACATCATCGTCTTCCGAAGCTTGAATATCGATGACTTGAAGAAGATCGTGGACATCGAACTTTCGAAAGTCTTCAAACGGTTGCGGGAGAAGAAGTTGGAACTGGTGATGACCGACGAAGCCAAGGAGCTGCTGATCGAGAAAGGTACCAGTCTCGAATTCGGTGCTCGGCCCTTACGCCGGGCGATCGAAAATCTTCTGGAAGATCCGCTTTCGGAAGATTTGCTTCGCGGCACCTTTGTCGGCAAGGATCGGATTACGGTTCGGGCTCACGATGTCGATGGAGAGAAAAAGCTCTACTTCGACACCGGGGATGCTGCACCCATGCAGACTCCTCCAGATAATCCCGCTCCGCCCCAGGAATTGGCCGGTACCCCGCATTAA
- a CDS encoding VWA domain-containing protein, whose product MFSFSHPWCLALLPLLGILFRRIPPPAIVYSDLNLFAGLPHGRARWIPPLRKTIQCLIVGSVIVAAAGPRWPDERSRIPAQSISIVLLLDVSGSMEAETFRWQPGEALISRAEAAKRAFRLFVAGGEGLGKMNFTGRSTIQGTDAIGLVTFALVPYPICPPTLHHSALLKLLDDVAPRGVLDAGTNIGDALAEGLILLQDAPTEKKVMILLSDGEHNFERDDPDRKPLKPLQAAQLAANLHIPIFTIDTGGDPPPTATPEEIKQRTDGRLINEAIAKRTGGRAFSANDGTELLQVCQELDHLERQDVLSFNYRRYFELGPKLLLLATALSLVLFILDRTWWRILN is encoded by the coding sequence ATGTTCTCATTTTCCCATCCTTGGTGTCTGGCCTTGCTGCCTCTGCTGGGAATTCTATTTCGCCGCATTCCTCCACCAGCCATAGTTTATTCGGATTTGAATCTCTTTGCAGGACTGCCGCACGGCCGGGCGCGCTGGATTCCCCCTTTAAGAAAAACAATCCAGTGCCTGATAGTCGGCTCAGTGATCGTAGCTGCCGCAGGTCCCCGCTGGCCGGATGAGCGGTCCCGCATCCCCGCACAGAGCATTTCCATCGTATTGCTTCTGGATGTGTCCGGTAGCATGGAGGCGGAAACTTTCCGCTGGCAGCCGGGGGAAGCACTCATCAGTCGGGCGGAAGCCGCTAAGCGGGCGTTCAGGTTATTTGTTGCCGGCGGAGAGGGCCTGGGGAAAATGAATTTTACCGGGCGTTCCACAATACAAGGAACCGATGCCATCGGGCTGGTAACTTTTGCTCTGGTGCCCTATCCGATCTGTCCACCGACGCTGCATCATTCCGCGCTTTTGAAATTACTGGACGATGTCGCCCCGCGCGGTGTTCTCGATGCCGGTACTAATATCGGAGATGCGTTGGCTGAGGGGCTGATTTTGCTTCAGGACGCTCCCACGGAGAAAAAAGTTATGATTCTCCTGAGCGATGGAGAGCACAATTTCGAAAGGGACGATCCGGATCGGAAGCCTTTAAAACCTCTTCAGGCGGCGCAGTTAGCCGCGAATCTTCACATACCCATTTTCACAATCGACACCGGCGGCGATCCACCTCCCACGGCCACTCCCGAAGAAATCAAGCAGCGAACCGATGGTCGATTGATCAATGAAGCGATTGCCAAACGGACGGGTGGCCGGGCTTTTTCCGCCAATGATGGAACGGAACTACTCCAGGTGTGCCAGGAACTCGATCATTTGGAACGACAGGATGTTTTGAGCTTTAACTACAGACGCTATTTCGAACTCGGCCCGAAGCTGTTGTTGCTGGCTACTGCGCTATCGCTTGTACTGTTTATTTTGGATCGAACGTGGTGGCGTATTTTGAACTAA
- a CDS encoding tetratricopeptide repeat protein, whose amino-acid sequence MFLSRTFLIGLALLIGVEGLRAQTETSREPSEIPKLIKDLGAPRFAVREAAKRKLWEAGLQAESVLREATKSSDAEVASSAKEILNKIEWGYLPGQTAEIRDLIDAFRVGDSAVRQDSIAALAKIRPLPFAVLSRILLKEQSVENSILQYSRLANELNPALFDAMLSGQEETALKYLELLAKGPDSGMQANYGALLKKRNRLPEAIAYWTQQENFSPIQKAAAPELLAGLYKLSGQENESLNWAGKIKSPSVRTTLLFHFNNWKILAKAELETFNPSTKLAFQAQSLLLAGDGKDAARKIEELLRSGEDLQDEQLLTNCYSDLILLGKGEDALETLIRRGRSKTLCFETLCAQLKFKTAFKMLEEADRGVISPVPDVQSEISRAKILALLGEKEAAIQIFRKKFEEFRSQKFSARELVTQEWNSGFKDLVFEQLADFFKSRSLMDYDDVLDARTFTSIIDNGQQLLNWIILFRELAPEESLFNHCQKAYRILEGKESRAKTDQAITALLKTPIQEYVEQQIEGKAKKICSLRFEMQATAYLALNDLIAAEKVFKENLNNPNLQLMYADFLFERERYLEAADQFGLVAQSKRSALAVVLKGICLIRAGKMEEGKKLCELGHWLPLADAEERTALIRGLQNRGLNSEVEPELDLILQLCWPGDSSYINALNRKARLVVRTRGYAGAALRIRKCILGCLMTEMRFIDPSFFLITPESANAFQSLEMLEKGQIPDSVEILRKHLKVLPGDISSVLVAYPKLKLLGKLMEADALWKISHDAYLEVVAEYPKYAEGWNSIAWLNVNCRKDLQEALRCATKAVELEPGNTSYLDTKAESLFCLGQKEKAIELAKACIKIDPRRNYYKRQLARFQTQSPEKSFPEEEDDF is encoded by the coding sequence GTGTTTCTATCTCGAACGTTTTTGATCGGTCTGGCCCTGTTGATCGGTGTTGAGGGCCTTCGGGCTCAAACGGAGACATCGAGAGAACCCTCTGAAATACCCAAACTGATCAAGGATCTCGGAGCGCCTCGTTTTGCCGTGCGCGAAGCCGCGAAAAGAAAACTATGGGAAGCGGGCTTGCAGGCGGAAAGCGTTCTCCGCGAGGCGACCAAATCGAGCGATGCGGAGGTGGCCTCTTCTGCCAAAGAAATTCTCAATAAGATCGAGTGGGGTTATCTCCCGGGTCAAACGGCCGAAATCCGCGATCTGATCGATGCATTTCGGGTGGGAGATTCAGCGGTTCGACAGGATTCCATCGCGGCACTCGCAAAAATTCGTCCGCTTCCCTTTGCAGTCCTCAGTCGAATTCTGCTCAAAGAGCAGAGCGTTGAAAATTCCATTCTTCAATATAGCCGATTAGCCAACGAATTGAATCCGGCCCTCTTTGATGCCATGCTGTCGGGACAGGAGGAAACCGCGCTGAAGTATCTCGAACTACTGGCCAAGGGGCCGGACTCTGGAATGCAGGCAAATTATGGGGCTTTACTGAAAAAGAGAAATCGTCTTCCCGAAGCGATTGCCTATTGGACCCAGCAGGAAAATTTCAGTCCCATTCAGAAAGCGGCGGCCCCGGAACTATTAGCCGGTTTGTACAAGTTGTCCGGGCAGGAAAATGAATCGCTGAACTGGGCGGGAAAAATTAAAAGTCCAAGTGTCCGAACGACCTTACTCTTCCATTTCAATAACTGGAAAATTCTCGCGAAGGCGGAACTTGAGACTTTTAATCCTTCGACCAAGCTCGCCTTCCAAGCGCAGTCGCTGCTCCTGGCGGGCGACGGGAAGGATGCCGCAAGAAAGATTGAGGAATTACTCCGTTCTGGGGAAGACCTCCAGGACGAACAGCTCCTCACGAATTGTTATTCGGACCTGATCCTGCTGGGTAAAGGTGAAGACGCGCTGGAGACACTCATCCGTCGCGGACGGTCCAAGACGCTCTGTTTCGAAACTTTATGCGCCCAGTTGAAGTTCAAGACAGCTTTCAAAATGCTGGAGGAGGCCGATCGCGGTGTGATCTCGCCAGTCCCCGATGTACAGAGCGAGATTAGTCGAGCCAAGATTCTGGCACTGCTGGGGGAAAAAGAAGCGGCGATACAAATCTTCCGCAAAAAATTCGAGGAGTTTCGAAGTCAAAAATTCTCCGCGCGGGAATTGGTGACTCAGGAATGGAATTCGGGGTTTAAGGATCTGGTTTTCGAGCAGCTTGCGGATTTTTTCAAGTCCCGGTCTCTGATGGATTACGACGATGTCCTCGACGCCAGGACGTTTACTTCGATTATCGACAATGGTCAACAGCTTCTGAACTGGATCATTCTTTTCCGGGAGCTTGCCCCGGAGGAATCCCTGTTCAATCACTGTCAAAAAGCCTATCGGATACTCGAGGGAAAAGAGTCGCGGGCGAAGACCGATCAGGCAATAACTGCTCTGCTGAAAACGCCGATCCAAGAGTACGTGGAACAACAAATAGAAGGCAAGGCGAAAAAGATCTGCAGCTTGAGATTCGAGATGCAGGCGACTGCCTATCTCGCTCTCAACGATCTTATCGCCGCGGAGAAAGTCTTTAAGGAAAACCTCAATAATCCCAACCTGCAATTGATGTACGCCGATTTTCTCTTCGAGCGAGAACGATACCTCGAAGCGGCTGACCAGTTTGGATTGGTCGCCCAATCGAAGCGAAGCGCGCTGGCCGTCGTGCTGAAGGGGATCTGTCTGATTCGGGCCGGGAAGATGGAGGAAGGAAAAAAACTTTGCGAACTCGGGCATTGGTTGCCTCTGGCAGATGCGGAAGAGCGAACCGCCCTCATCCGCGGCCTGCAAAATCGAGGCTTGAACTCTGAAGTCGAGCCGGAACTCGATCTGATTCTGCAACTCTGCTGGCCAGGGGATTCGAGTTATATCAATGCCTTGAACCGAAAGGCTCGCTTAGTTGTGAGGACTCGAGGATATGCCGGGGCGGCCCTGAGGATTCGAAAGTGCATTTTGGGTTGTCTCATGACCGAGATGCGATTCATCGACCCCTCTTTCTTTTTGATCACTCCCGAATCGGCGAATGCCTTTCAATCTTTAGAAATGCTGGAAAAAGGGCAGATTCCAGACTCGGTAGAAATTCTCCGAAAGCATTTGAAAGTGCTGCCTGGGGATATTTCTTCGGTTCTGGTCGCTTATCCGAAATTGAAATTGCTCGGCAAACTAATGGAGGCGGATGCCCTTTGGAAAATCAGCCACGATGCTTATCTCGAAGTGGTTGCGGAATATCCCAAGTATGCCGAGGGTTGGAATTCCATCGCTTGGTTGAATGTGAATTGCCGTAAAGATCTCCAGGAAGCACTGCGCTGCGCCACCAAGGCCGTAGAACTTGAACCGGGCAATACGAGTTATCTGGACACTAAAGCGGAATCTCTGTTCTGCCTCGGACAAAAAGAAAAAGCAATTGAACTGGCAAAAGCCTGCATCAAAATCGATCCGCGACGGAACTACTACAAGAGACAACTCGCTCGCTTCCAGACCCAATCTCCGGAAAAAAGCTTTCCAGAGGAAGAAGATGATTTTTGA